One genomic window of Heptranchias perlo isolate sHepPer1 chromosome 12, sHepPer1.hap1, whole genome shotgun sequence includes the following:
- the LOC137327916 gene encoding cytosolic 5'-nucleotidase 1A isoform X1, with protein sequence MRCDVKFDCVLKMDDMIEVIVNTEVRQRDATEAITIAISARALFDMEEEHELFLTEGIEEYINQQISNEDVPLKEGIVMPFVKAVQMVNVKLLERNPEEKQLFEVILLSTHSAESGLRIINSVNYYGLDISKFCFLSGKDPTKYLLSHNVKLFLSACESSVCNALKKRIPAARVMQQDIQTAGNQLKVAFDGDSVLFSDETDVVFKEKGLDEVIKYEKNLEHIPIGEGPFKAFAMILGEMKKKFSPENDPICTYLVTARSGNDLGVRAIKTLRNWGLKIDEAFFMAGSPKGPILAHIQPHIFFDDNASNIEGARKVGTPSALVPSGCI encoded by the exons AGAGACGCAACAGAGGCCATAACGATTGCCATCTCAGCCCGAGCTCTCTTTGATATGGAAGAAGAGCACGAATTGTTCTTGACTGAAGGGATTGAAGAGTACATCAACCAGCAGATCAGCAACGAAGACGTACCTCTGAAGGAGGGCATAGTTATGCCATTCGTCAAG GCGGTTCAGATGGTAAATGTAAAGTTACTGGAGAGAAATCCTGAAGAAAAACAACTATTTGAAGTTATCCTCCTGTCAACTCACAGTGCTGAAAGCGGGCTGCGAATCATTAATAGTGTAAATTATTATG GTTTGGACATCAGCAAATTCTGCTTTCTAAGTGGAAAAGATCCTACAAAGTATCTACTGTCACATAATGTGAAGCTGTTCCTTTCAGCATGTGAATCTTCTGTTTGCAATGCACTGAAAAAAC GCATTCCTGCAGCTCGCGTGATGCAGCAAGATATTCAGACAGCAGGGAACCAACTGAAGGTGGCGTTCGATGGGGATTCAGTGTTGTTCTCAGATGAGACTGATGTTGTATTCAAAGAAAAGGGTCTGGATGAGGTCATCAAGTACGAGAAGAATCTGGAGCACATTCCTATTGGAGAA GGCCCATTCAAGGCATTTGCCATGATTCTTGGAGAGATGAAAAAGAAGTTTAGCCCGGAGAATGACCCGATCTGCACGTACCTGGTGACGGCGAGAAGTGGCAACGACCTGGGTGTACGAGCCATTAAAACTCTGCGTAACTGGGGGCTCAAGATAGATGAAGCTTTCTTTATGGCAGGGTCTCCAAAAGGTCCCATTTTAGCCCACATCCAACCTCACATTTTCTTTGATGATAACGCGAGTAATATCGAAGGAGCGCGTAAAGTTGGAACTCCATCTGCCCTTGTGCCATCTGGCTGCATATAA
- the LOC137327916 gene encoding cytosolic 5'-nucleotidase 1A isoform X2, whose amino-acid sequence MDDMIEVIVNTEVRQRDATEAITIAISARALFDMEEEHELFLTEGIEEYINQQISNEDVPLKEGIVMPFVKAVQMVNVKLLERNPEEKQLFEVILLSTHSAESGLRIINSVNYYGLDISKFCFLSGKDPTKYLLSHNVKLFLSACESSVCNALKKRIPAARVMQQDIQTAGNQLKVAFDGDSVLFSDETDVVFKEKGLDEVIKYEKNLEHIPIGEGPFKAFAMILGEMKKKFSPENDPICTYLVTARSGNDLGVRAIKTLRNWGLKIDEAFFMAGSPKGPILAHIQPHIFFDDNASNIEGARKVGTPSALVPSGCI is encoded by the exons AGAGACGCAACAGAGGCCATAACGATTGCCATCTCAGCCCGAGCTCTCTTTGATATGGAAGAAGAGCACGAATTGTTCTTGACTGAAGGGATTGAAGAGTACATCAACCAGCAGATCAGCAACGAAGACGTACCTCTGAAGGAGGGCATAGTTATGCCATTCGTCAAG GCGGTTCAGATGGTAAATGTAAAGTTACTGGAGAGAAATCCTGAAGAAAAACAACTATTTGAAGTTATCCTCCTGTCAACTCACAGTGCTGAAAGCGGGCTGCGAATCATTAATAGTGTAAATTATTATG GTTTGGACATCAGCAAATTCTGCTTTCTAAGTGGAAAAGATCCTACAAAGTATCTACTGTCACATAATGTGAAGCTGTTCCTTTCAGCATGTGAATCTTCTGTTTGCAATGCACTGAAAAAAC GCATTCCTGCAGCTCGCGTGATGCAGCAAGATATTCAGACAGCAGGGAACCAACTGAAGGTGGCGTTCGATGGGGATTCAGTGTTGTTCTCAGATGAGACTGATGTTGTATTCAAAGAAAAGGGTCTGGATGAGGTCATCAAGTACGAGAAGAATCTGGAGCACATTCCTATTGGAGAA GGCCCATTCAAGGCATTTGCCATGATTCTTGGAGAGATGAAAAAGAAGTTTAGCCCGGAGAATGACCCGATCTGCACGTACCTGGTGACGGCGAGAAGTGGCAACGACCTGGGTGTACGAGCCATTAAAACTCTGCGTAACTGGGGGCTCAAGATAGATGAAGCTTTCTTTATGGCAGGGTCTCCAAAAGGTCCCATTTTAGCCCACATCCAACCTCACATTTTCTTTGATGATAACGCGAGTAATATCGAAGGAGCGCGTAAAGTTGGAACTCCATCTGCCCTTGTGCCATCTGGCTGCATATAA